GGGGAGGATgacaacggagagagagagtgagagagggggggagagagagagagacggagatgaggaagaaagagagaccgaTGCCTGTCTCTcccggtgggggagggagggagggggagagagacagagcgagagccagagagagcgagagcgagagagagagagatagagagagggggagggagagggagagagagaatgggagggtTGGCACCGCACCATAAGAACCAAGAGCCATTGAAGCCCGGAGTTGAGCGCTGGGCGTGGCGAAACGAAACCAGTGCTATTCTTTGTTTTGAACTCTTACCTTGGGGCTGATCTGCTCCGCCATCTGTCAacgacaggagagagagagtatcagTTTCCTCATTCACCCTTCTGgactttaaaaatgttttaagcACACAAAGCGGTACTTAGCgtttaagaggggggggggtaaacagACTTACAATCAGCTTAGTATTAAAAAGGTTATGAAGCAAACAAGACATTAAAGGGACGttcttaatgtacacacttattgtgtgttgtacgtcctggcacttgatgtacacacttattgtatgttgtacgccctgacacttaaaaatagtacttagcttGGTGTAGAGCCCAATGGGTTAACCTTGTGATTATTAGTGCTTGGCCCATGGTTCTATGAACCTCTTTAGTGTAACCACAGTGATATATATTGCTGTTTCTCTTAATtttgacaaatggacttattgtaactcgctctggataaaagcgtctactaaaggccataaatgtaaaatgcatctgtgggagggtggggggctgtttgcttttgtttttaccGTTGTTGGGATCCTGTCCTCCAGctgaaacaaaaaaaggaaGTAGAATGAGACAgcgaaacagacagacagacagacagccagacagccagacagccagacaaccagacagacagacagacagacagacagacagacagacagacagacagacagacagacagaggtgggCAGTTTTTATAACCCACTGAAATGTATGCTGAACCAGATCTTGTTTCATTGAATAATTTCTGTTTCTgtctattaaatatatatttttggggtATTATTCACTAAATCCACCGTAGACCCTTCTGCAGATTTAACAAAGTAGGGCAAGTAAAAAAATGCAGACCACATCCTCGACGACGCGTCTGtcgcgtgagtgtgcgtgcgcttATGACACACGAAACCGCTCATATCATAACAGTAACCACGGCGATGTGTTTCGAAGACAACACAGCGTCACCGGATCAAGGGGGGGGGTTATCTGGGGACACGGTCTGGGTGTAGCCTCGCGGTGGATAGAACGGGGGTTACTTTACACgcaacatatttttttaagaatttGAAGGTGCCCGACCCTCCCTCGTGGCTTTTGATTGGCTGAGTCCATGGAGAGGTTAGCcacgtcacccccccccccccccccccacaaacaatTAGAAatctgagagagaaagagagagagagagagagacagagacagagagagagacagagggagagagagagagacagagacagagagagagagagagagagagagagagagagagagagagagagagagagagagagagagagagagagagagagagagagagagacacacagagacagggagagacagagacagagagagagagagagagagagagagagagagagagagagagagagagagagagagagagacagagacagagacagagacagagagagagagagagagagagagagagagagagacacagagacacagagacagagagagacagagacagagacacagaaagagagagagagagagagctagatcCGATGCATCTCACCCCCTTTAATACAAGTCGTCCCATCTGAACCTCACCACACATGTGGTTTTGATTATGTTGGCCAGCCTCAGTTTATGCCTTTGTTTATTTCGTTGTCTCGGGATTCATTCCGTTAGAATGTAAGAAAAAGAAGGAGAAAACGCAGCAAGGGAGTAATCACTACCATCTGCCACCAGCGACTAAGATAGCAAAAGGGTCACTGGCAGAAGACATAGACACAGCACTCCTGGTGCAAGAGACTGGACCCTGAACAGTGGTACAGCCACCCAAAGAAGACGTACCACCACCCCATacgtaccaccaccaccccatctacgtaccaccaccaccccatctacgtaccaccaccacaccatctacGTACCACCGCCACCCCATCTACGTACCACCGCCACCCCATCTACGTACCACCGCCACCCCATCTACCTACCACCGCCACCCCATATATGTACCGCCACCCCATACGCAAATATTAAGATAAACAAATTTTAGATAAACATCATAAGCACCGGCTGAATCCCAGTACAAAAGCCGAGCTAACACTAGGAGCtaactagcctggctccgcccgcctatgTACTTCCcctcaattttcatttcccttcagtactacgtctaGGTTTGCGGTACATTCGCGGGTTTTCTCCGGCCAAATTTGGACCAAATTAAAACAATGACATTGAGGTTGTGCGCTAGTTTTAGCTGTAGTCAAAcattagcgattggttatggcagatccagagtagCAATGGGTAAATCCAATAGTTTAAAACTcctacagacacccgccttaACGTACGAGAGtttggtaggaccaggctaggagCTAGCAGTACGAGCTAACCATAACAACGTCCTACCTCCTCCTTCAGGTTTCAGCTCTCCTTTGGAATCGTCCCAGAGGTCTGAATCAtcaaaccctcctcctcctcctcctcctcctcctcctgaagacCGCAAGAGAACCACCACGCGACATGAGTCAGGCTGCCATTGAACTGCAAGGTTATCAGCTGGCTAAGGTTAACACATACACTAACCACTTAACACTTTTGACTGTCTTTTCGGTCGTTCCATTTTGCACTAGCGCTGCTTCTAGCTTGTTCACTTTGAGCGAGATGCTATTGCTAGCGATCATTTTATCGTATTTTTCCCACTGAGGAGGTTAGTTTACAGAACCATTGGTTCTATAGAACCATCATGGTTCTATGATGGTGGTTCTATAGAACCATCATGGTTCAATGATGGTGGTTCTATAGAACCATCATGGTTCTATGATGGTGGTTCTATAGAACGGATGGTTCTCTAGAACTAAGGTTGAGTGACTTACCGGTCTTTGGGGGAACGGCTGGTTTGGGGTCGGGGTCtgtgggtcaaaggtcagaggaaACAGACCTTAGCATATAGAATGATGACGCATGACTTTATATGTTTTTCAGACCCACTGCAAGAACCAAAAAAGAACCAGAAGACCACTGTAGGAACCAAAGAAGAACCGAAGAACTGAATCTCCAATGACACACAACAAGGCAAGAATTGAACATCAATAACGCACAAAACAAGGCAGGAATTGATCACCAATGACAACAAATGGAGGCAAGAATTGATCACCAAAGACACACAACTGAAGGCAAGAATTGATCACCAAGAAGCGCCACAAACAAACCAAGATTACAAAGCGATCAATCTGTTGATCTATCAGAAAAATCGTTAGCCTCATAACATAATTGCCTGGGTCATATTTTAGTCCAATAGATGacttaggcagatagtgattatggaatgcaAGAAGCACTCTGAATGGCTTAGGATGTAACCAATAAGGCGGAGTGAATCAGCAGCGTCAGGAGAGCAGTTAGGTTAggtatcacaatttggccaaattTTGACTTATGaaataattagagctgtcaagcgattaaaatatttaatcgtgattaatcgcattaatgtcatagtcaactctaattaatcgcaaattatttttctatgctaaatatcccttgatttttttggcccataattcttctcattttaattctcttattaacatggtgaagtgcatcggcttgccttgtgcaaatgatttttttattgataacaacattggcatatacactgatcaaaacaggacgatacaaaaaaagagcctatagtgcaattaaacgactgctttgaacaaatgtcatttgaacatagcagtcaggctactgcttctttgttttgagccaaaaaaaaaaaagtttttttttttttttttttataaaataattgcgttaaagggactcttacctttgttgcatttgagaattacagcacattcaaatcatcccgccttcctccaatgccccaccccctaagcgttattttttagagtacaaaactaagcgttattttttaacgagtactgtaacgacctcgccggtgacataatgatgtcgagtcattagtagttgaaggtagttttaatgaaccaaaaccaggtcactgaaacccgtaacattgtaaccaacggcagaaaaccgacacaaaacaaaccccggttaccccggcaacccccaacacggtctcactcgcgtgcaggcccccaccctcctgttcttccaaggccctcccctagctgacctaatgattcgcccccacgctgattgacaagaagaacattacaataaatgcacatagaacaactggcataacggacaacgaaatataatgtaacacataacacataaactatttaactgtcccagggtcgctacagtacaaaagttctagactcccatgggttatgtttagactcccatgggttatgtttagactcccaggggtcataatatagaaacgtgtatgagcattacaaacagagtagcgggacaacgtagcgtctgaggccgaaatgggtcccctaatctgaCTGAATAGTGTGGttgtttgccaacggtctggaggtcttcctggagctccagattagcgggacaacgtcgcgtctgagcccgaaatgggtcccgtaatcggactgagtgtggcggttggttgccaacggtctggaggtcttcctggagctccagagtagcgggacaacgtcgcgtctgagtccgaaatgggtaccgtaatcggactgagtgtggcggttggttgccaacggtcttgaggtcttcctggagctccagagtagcgggacaacgtcgcgtctgagtccgaaacgggtcccctaatcggactgagtggtgcggttggttgccaacggtctggaggtcctgagaatcatccaggggagcgggaccacttggcttctgaggccgaatcgggtccccttgtcggactgaatggtgcagttggtggccaacagtctggaggtcttcctgaggctccagaggagggtaactctgtgagtctgagtccgagatgagtcccctaatcagactgaatggtgcagtttcagtacgccgtggaccactttggtctgccatcgtcagtcgctacggtcgctactcgctactgtctgccgtggaatcaaaacaaaccctctagttgaggacgcgccttgatgacgcgggcccgaatgcgccacaagaagcagacggaaaaccttatatatccatgcagcaaacagacaggtctgtcggccaataaggtcattcggtccgaagaattttattggttgaagttttcactaaatattatgagagtaaaataattgtttgtttttactcctggtgggtctgtcttgcatattagagtgttattaccttattaataccaatttaaccttatccaaaaaaagtgtaaaaatgcaacaaaggtaagagtccctttaatcgcgcgataaaaaatttaacgccgttaaatttggtttgcgttaacgccgttaataacgcgtttaactgacagctctagaaataatgctatgaggctaacgatatgcATTACGCTATGAATTTAACAgaaagcagaaaataaaaataattaacgcAGCCACATACAAACACCAGCCAGACATGATAGGGTCCCGCAAGAGTTCTATCCTAGAAGAGCTCAGCTTCTTTACCTGGGCCGAGAGCATCGCCAAGATCAAACCCACCGTCCCCTGGAGACAGACAACATTGAGGAGAACCtgttaattcattcattcatataataTACTTTTACTTTGTACACAACAAACAAAGTTGTGTTCCACCCAGCCTCACTGTAACTTGTGGTGAAGAAGAGTTTATTCTGTTTCTCATGTGCTCTTTGTAGTTTTATCATTTTCTTCTTGCGGTTTTTGCGCATGAGAGTCTGCTATTtatggactgtaccaactggtacaCCATGGATCTACTGGACCATACCAACTGGTACCCCATGGATCTACTGGACCGTACCAACAGGTACACCATGGATGTACTGGACCGTACCAACTGGTACCCCATGGATCTACTGGACCGTACCAACTGGTACACCATGGATCTACTGGACCGTACCAACTGGTACACCATGGATCTACTGGACTGTACCAACGGAAACACCATGGATCGACTTTTGAGAGAATTATGCGATGATCTGCTGGCTGGTTTGAAAGGGACTGGGTGATGCCTCAGTCgatcaataaatataaaatatatatatatatacatatgataAATCTAatcaaatatatgtatatgaataCAATTAATTCATACTGGTatgaaacatatatatatatattgtttatatgtAAATAGatgaagaataaaataaaataaaaataaaaataaacgtgCATATAGATATACCATTGAGGTAACTTGATTCTAATGAAATtgtcttaaaaacaaaacccTAAATTGCTAACTCACATTAGATTATTGATTACTGTAGATAATGTCATCTGGTCAGCACAGCTCTGTTATCGATGGTCAAAACACTACCACTAAAAATAACTTTACGCGCATGTTTTACGTTGTTGATAAATAATCACATATCTTAAACACAAGCTTTGTTTGATAACAACCACCACTTGAAGTAGGTTTACATATACCTTTAACACATAACAGTTTGTTTGCTAgcttaccaccaccacctgaaGTTGGTTTCTTGGGTTTTTCGGGCTCTGGATCTGAATGGATCATAAAAGGCCAGGAAATTAAGTGTCAGCATCGTTTAATTCAAGGCAAACTATAAATATGCCACTGGAATTGTACACATCCAGTGTCttatttgtagaatatatcagttaAAGGATGTGATTGTATGTAGCATTATTGATACCAATATTGATTAGCATTGCCTacagatatacagatatgtCCAGGGCCCCGTGGCCAGAAAGCATTGTTAGCCTACGTTAGCCATGTACGTCTTGAAGTGCGTCGCATGTGCATCgtagttttcacaccgtttcccggaagcatcgttggtaacgaacgtcgttaAACCGCccgtagctaacgaggactccaggggtactcgtagggtgctaagagcatcgttagcctactatagcctcagtggcgtcaccagtccgtgtattggatgcgttttattaaatcacatccaataccacggaatgcccagctggcGCAGTTTCGCAATATCcccaaaacagtggttaccgccgatatattaatcatagactactgttagatttaaacagcaaagacaaagacatgttagaagtcaacaacaacaatttaaaattccaaaaatacacgGGCCGCCGAAATGAACCGATCAAACACCACGTCataaggcatataataaaatctaatgattccattgctcttgtgtgggatgtcgctttcgagctgcaaTTGCTGTCTACCCTCtgatttcaattcaattgtTTGCCTtaaagcactgtaggcgcttcggtgaggctgtgatgaaggtCATTATTTATCGGACCGCGTCTAATGGACAGTTACAAACATCCCTGACGGTGCACAATCACCAAGTTGAGAGCGTGTTTTCTGCAGTGAACGTAGACAGCTGCGGGAAACTGTGCTGCGATGCTTGCCTGAACGGCGCACGCTTTTCCGCTAACATTACCAGCACCATCATTGGCGTTTTTACACTTCCAAATATGCCGTCgtatgcacgcctttttcgcGGCACGGTCCGCgagtttacactgcccgagggaaattgcctgcttgagctagcacctcaatttaccctcccggaccctacacacatttatttggtttcattttgaatctgatgtaaatgcgatgGCTCCGCGGTTCCagggggggcttgggtagaggtgttgctgcggtacagagacaacgcagcgatatcatcatggGCAGTTCTAACtcgagagaaagtgaaatccgcgagctgctgatcatgtgagagaaggtgatgcagtcgcattaaacaaagacgttgaaagatggtgcgatctacgagagagaccagaggaaatgttcttacgaggcttttgtcgggataaaacacgaatgcaaaataaagaatatgttggtgtttttgcacttgtaaatagttaatcataaTTTTCATTCATAATTCTTCATGAATGAAGAcacgggtgtcttcattcatgaaaaaaacaaaacattcgagagtgtgcaaattattctaaagaggtctagactccgtgcgcagccccgccttccccagtgaaccaagaaaccctGTGCCGTGACGAAccggggatttgaccccctcagTTTTaaacaggaaacttgagataagaagatGAAATCGCcgggcttggcagtgtaaaaatgtatATAGCCTACCTATGCTATAAGGCTAACGATATCCATTACGCTATGAATTTAACTGAAAGCAgcaaagaaaaataattaacaCCGCCACATGCAAACACCAGCCAGACATGATAGGGTCCCGCAAGTGTTCTATCCTAGAAGAGCTCAGCTTCTTTACCTGGGCCGAGAGCATCGCCAAGATCAAATCCACTGTCCCCTGGAGACAGACAACATTGAGGAGAACCtgttaattcattcattcatataataTACTTTTACTTTGTACACAACAAACAAAGTTGTGTATATCAGTTTTAACGGTATAACAGTTTGTTTCCTAACGTACCACTGCCTGAAGTAGGTTTATATCTATACCTTTAAAACATCATAACAGTTTGTTTGCTAATGTACCACTGCCTGAAGTAGGTTTATATCTATACCTTTAAAACATCATAACAGTTTGTTTGCTAACGTACCGCCGCCTGAAATAGGTTTATATCTATACCTTTAAAACATCATAACAGTTTGTTTCCTAACGTACCACTGCCTGAAGTAGGTTTATATCTATACCTTTAAAACATCATAAAAGTTTGTTTGCTAACGTACCACTGCCTGAAATAGGTTTATATCTATACCTTTAAAACATCATAACAGTTTGTTTGCTAACGTACCACTGCCTGAAGTAGGTTCATATCTATACCTTTAAAACATCATAACAGTTTGTTGGGTAACGTACCGCCGCCTGAAGTAGGTTTATATCTATACCTTTAAAACATCATAACAGTTTGTTTGCTAACGTACCGCCGCCTGAAGTAGGTTTATATCTATACCTTTAAAACATCATAACAGTTTGTTTGCTAACGTACCACTGCCTGAAGTAGGTTTATATCTATACCTTTAAAACATCATAACAGTTTGTTGGGTAACGTACCGCCGCCTGAAGTAGGTTTATATCTATACCTTTAAAACATCATAACAGTTTGTTGGGTAACGTACCGCCGCCTGAAGTAGGTTTATATCTATACCTTTAGAACATCATAACAGTTTGTTGGGTAACGTACCGCCGCCTGAAGTAGGTTATATCTATACCTTTAAAACATCATAACAGTTTGATTGCTAACGTACCGCCGCCTGAAATAGGTTTATATCTATACCTTTAAAACATCATAACAGTTTGTTTGCTAACGTACCGCCGCCTGAAATAGGTTTATATCTATACCTTTAAAACATCATAACAGTTTGTTTGCTAACGTACCACTGCCTGAAGTAGGTTTATATCTATACCTTTAAAACATCATAACAGTTTGTTGGGTAACGTACCACTGCCTGAAATAGGTTTATATCTATACCTTTAAAACATCATAACAGTTTGTTTGCTAACGTACCGCCGCCTGAAATAGGTTTCTTTGGCTTCTCAGTCTCAGGCTCTGGGTCTGAAAGAATCATAAAAAGATGAAGAATCAGCAtctatgatataataataaaacaatacaatgtAACTATGATGGGACAACATCCACTGGTATCGTCAACCACTAGTGCCAGGTCCAGGTCATTTCAGTCTATGAGCCTTGCTACACAACGCTTTGCTACAGCTAGAGATAGCATTTGTTTGTCTGTTCTGTAATTTCAGggttcattgttttttcttaCCGAGTCCGAAGGCATCCATAAGATCGAGTTCACCATCTGTAAGAAGCAATGGTTTGTTGTGATTTCATCCCTTCTCAAAACAGACGACTATTACTCATATATGTTAATGATGATAACTAAAATGACAGCAAACTCTAACACTAATTGTACATTATCTAATTATGGCTATTCCACGTTATCCATACAggttcagattcagattcaaagGTTTTTAATTTGTATTGATCACATACTTAGACAGGATGTGCAGTGAAATGTAaactaaaatacaatacaagttTTAACACAAATTatgaatattataaataaaaataaaataaaaatggattAATAGGGAGATTTAAAAATTGTATTGCGCAACATGGCCAGAAGGCAGAAGAAGGTGACCTTGTCTAAACTAAGGATGGGCCGCATGCCAGAAGTAAGAGGCAGCAGTTTAAAGGACTGGCTGTGTGCCAGAggatttcctttttgttttggaCCCGTCGGCAGGCCGGTTCTGGCCCGCAGGCCGTATGTTTGACAGCCCTGATCTGAAGGAAGCTGCGTTAAAACATGATAGGCTTCCGGTCAgaaaggagcaggtaagggttagacacTAGACAGTGAactcagatacaggtcattaaatCCAACCTATAAGTACATACAAATAGGGATCGAACCCTGTGCCTTTGGGTGGCGAGTTGAATGCCTATGCCTCTATGATCCCCCCAAAACCATCTTGAACTCCTCCTTAATAATTATGCTGTAGGTCAGATTTAAGAGCTAGCATTTTAGTGTCCTTTCTTAGAAATGCCAGACATCCGAGGAATGCTCTGTGGTAAGAGTTTACTGCACTTTTAATTAAGTCTGTGTGAGGCGGTTTAGATTTTAAACTGCTCCCGGCTCATTTCTAACCGGCTACCTTGCCTCTCAATCACAGGTGTGCGAAAGGTCACACTTATTGGTGGAGAAATGTAGGGGGATGATTCTGAGTTTTTTCGTTTCCGAATGTGGCACCCTTCT
The Gadus morhua chromosome 7, gadMor3.0, whole genome shotgun sequence DNA segment above includes these coding regions:
- the cd99 gene encoding CD99 molecule isoform X1 codes for the protein MKLCLWIAALLLVVVGTNADGELDLMDAFGLDPEPETEKPKKPISGGGGEFDLMDAFGLDALDPDPTNPPKVPEKAKPKSNDGELDLMDAFGLDPEPETEKPKKPISGGGDSGFDLGDALGPDPEPEKPKKPTSGGGGDGGFDLGDALGPDPDPKPAVPPKTGGGGGGGGGGFDDSDLWDDSKGELKPEGGAGGQDPNNDGGADQPQDPWVRALRVLEANMPEGVHIWLANIKHSLVPFLERALQLLGGLA